One region of Camelus bactrianus isolate YW-2024 breed Bactrian camel chromosome 20, ASM4877302v1, whole genome shotgun sequence genomic DNA includes:
- the ID4 gene encoding DNA-binding protein inhibitor ID-4, whose protein sequence is MKAVSPVRPSGRKAPSGCGGGELALRCLAEHGHSLGGSAAAAAAAAAARCKAAEAAADEPALCLQCDMNDCYSRLRRLVPTIPPNKKVSKVEILQHVIDYILDLQLALETHPALLRQPPPPAPPHHPAGTCPAAPPRTPLTALNTDPAGAVNKQGDSILCR, encoded by the exons ATGAAGGCGGTGAGCCCGGTGCGCCCTTCGGGCCGTAAGGCGCCGTCGGGCTGCGGCGGCGGGGAGCTGGCGCTGCGTTGCCTGGCCGAGCACGGCCACAGCCTGGGCGGCTCGGCGgctgcggcggccgcggcggcggcagcgCGCTGCAAGGCGGCCGAGGCGGCGGCCGACGAGCCGGCGCTGTGCCTGCAGTGCGATATGAACGACTGCTACAGCCGCCTGCGGAGGCTGGTGCCCACCATCCCGCCCAACAAGAAAGTCAGCAAAGTGGAGATCCTGCAGCACGTTATCGACTACATCCTGGACCTGCAGCTGGCGCTGGAGACGCACCCGGCTCTGCTGAGGCAGCCGCCACCGCCGGCGCCGCCACACCACCCGGCCGGGACCTGTCCGGCCGCGCCGCCGCGGACCCCGCTCACGGCGCTCAACACCGACCCG GCCGGCGCGGTGAACAAGCAGGGCGACAGCATTCTGTGCCGCTGA